CTTGGTCCTAGCCAACCAAACCCAAACCTCAACCTGGCAGCTGTTGGATTGAGCCCTGGTTCTGCAGGAGGGCTTGAAGGTCCTGATCGCATTTTTGTTGGTGGTTTGCCCTACTATTTCACAGAAGCTCAGATCAGAGAGCTGTTAGAGTCTTTTGGTCCACTTAGAGGATTTGATTTGGTCAAAGATAGAGAAACTGGGAACTCAAAAGGCTATGCCTTTTGTGTCTATTCGGATGTTTCCGTTACTGATATTGCTTGTGCAGCTCTCAATGGGATTAAGATGGGTGATAAAACCCTTACTGTTAGGCGTGCTAACCAGGGTACGACACAACCTAAACCTGAGCAAGAGAGTGTATTGTTGCATGCACAACAGCAGATAGCTTTGCAGGTGAGACATCTGTGCTCTCTTATTCAACTTTCAATTCCTAAGGATTTGATTTCTTAGCAACGATTTGGCTGCTGACCCCTTAATGCATGTTTTCTTGCAGAGACTTATGTTACAACCCGGTGCGTTAGCCACAAAGGTCTTGTGCTTAACACAAGTTGTTGAGGTAGATGAGCTCAGTAATGATGATGACTATCAAGATATTTTGGAAGACATGAGAACTGAATGTGGGAAATTTGGTGGGTATTTAGAGAAGATCTTTTTTCCTTGTTGTGCTAAGCATATCGCTTAACATATGGTAGCAAATTAGCAATATTTGTTAAATTATCTTCCActttgatatatatgtatattctacAGGTTCACTGGTGAATGTTGTTATTCCGCGTCCAAGTCCAAATGGTGAGCCCACACCAGGGGTTGGAAAGGTAAATATATATCTGCATATTTCTTGGTCTGGGTCATTTAAAGGTTAGAAGTTGTTAATAGTGATCCTATGTTACATCAAAAGCGATACAACTTGGATTTCTTTGCAATGACCATCTGGCTTGTAATTTTTATGAAGAGGTTTACTACGACTAGATATAACTTCCTCAAATGACGGCGGATTTCAGCCAATTGAAAGAAGGGGTCCAATGTGATAGACTGATTCTTTGTCAATGGCTTGTTTTTCACTTCTAAAATGTGGAACTGCTAAATGATTTTTGTACCTTTCAGGTATTTTTGGAGTATGGAGACGTTGACAGTGCCAGCAAAGCTCggcaaagtttgaatggaagaaaATTTGGTGGCAACCAAGTTGTAGCTGTCTTCTATCCAGAAAACAAGTTCTACGAGGGGGACTATGATGGTTAGTTGTATCCACTAATACATCTGAAGTGCTCGTCAAGTCTTATGACATGGGATTCTTGGATGGCTTAGAGGAATTAACGTCTTGGACTAGTGCTGGAAGTGTAGCTCTTTCctgttttcttttttccttttcctttttctttttggggCGTTGTTTTATTATTCTGAATTATCTCATCCATTTAGGTTGGATTTATGTGTTGGTGGTGGTAGATACGTTTGATAGTTTTAAACATGAAGACTTTTGTGCTTGTCCTGACAGTGTTACGAATGATGCAAGTACAGACTCAGGTCTTCATAGTATTTTATTTTTCGCTAGTGAAAATCCTGATTACTCTTGCTTTTCGCTTGTTTATTTTCCTTCTTTTAGTTTTTTTAAATTCCGTGTCATGTAAGTCGCAGTAGTATCTTCTACTATTAATGCTAACAGTGGTCACAATCAGTCTTGAAGATGTCGCATGGATTGTATCGTGCTCCTATTGGCCCCAGTTCACCTAACTAATACAGTAGATATCTTGGGCGTGCAATAATGGGAGATCTTTCGGAATTTAGCTGATGTTTAGCTATACATGATATCTTCTGGAACTTTTTTTTCCCACCAAAAGCTGTAGGTTAGTGCCACTGGATTCCATCTTTGTATTAGTTATAAAACTTGATTGTTCTACGGCTGACATAGTCAGGAAGGGAAGGAAGAAACTTTAGAACAAGGTCAGAATCCAGAGTGGGAGATAGCAATTCGTTCAAATGATTTTGTTAAATTATATTTGGAACACATCACAGAAGGAGATGATTGATGCAGACTAACGTCAAAGTAACAGCCCAGAATTTGCTGGTATAATTCTAGGATAGACGCATTGAGCGTATTGTTCTAGGTGTTGCTTCTTTCCTGCCCCCACGTTTTGACTACAAAGCTTCTCTATTAGTTTACTTCATATTTTAGTTCTTGTATCATAAGTGGAAGAAACGTCCACAAATTTAATCAATTATCACTCGATATTTGTCGACAAAAACTAGATGTTTTTTTCTATTTGTTCAAGCCTTGGTAAATATAATTATCCGGTATCTGTGTTGATAGGAGGTAGCAAGTCCGGTGAAATTAATCGAGGTGTTAATTTACCCCTTCTCGTTGAATGACCTGCCTTTTTTAAACTTGGTGAACTATTGCGTGTTTAGTAAGTGGAACACATTAGCTATCAGCCCGAATACCACTGTTATTCAAAAGATGTAAGTCTGTTTCTTACAATAGAGAAGACTTAACACATCAACTCATTTTTCCTTCTGTTTCTTGCGAAAATACATCGCAAGTTTTTGTTcaatcttttttctctttttggaCACTAGCCTCTTGTCTCGCATCTCACCGTAGAGAAAATACAGCCGAAGTCAACGTATTCAAGTTTTGCTTAAAGATGCTTTCAAGTTTTGCATGTGTTCGCTTGTGAAAATTCACAAACTTAGGCTGCActtaaaaataaatttattaGAGTACAAAAAAAGCTAAGGAAAAAACAATTCTAGATCTTTAGCTCCTGCTCTCTCTGATAAAATACAAATTCAAGTACTCCAATAAATTTCATTATTGCCCTAAAAGTGGCATAATTGAATAAAATTCACTGTCAACTAATAATTTTAGCATCATACTAGTAAATGATAAAAATAAGGATTCAAGTGACATACACCAACGTAGAATATAGTAAATTTTAACTTATGATAAAAGATCAGTTCTCAATTTTGCCAGGTTACCAActaataaaatcataaagtttcttTAAAAATGACAGaattatgtaaatatttattGCACACCATCAATACATAAAATTTAAACTATTTAACGGGAGCAATTTGGTTTTGGCACCTTTATACTCTGTTTGGATGACTGTTATGTATTGTTTCATAATATATCGTATTATATTGTATTGTGTTATACTATATCATATTGTATTGTTTTGATGGGTATAATGTTTtgatagattatattgttttccGTCGTTACATAATATCACACATCAACAATTTGAAGCATAAACCTACAAGAAAAGTAGGCCGGAATAGACCTATTATAAAAAGGTAGAGTAAAAAACAAAATAAGATTATTAGATAAAAAGTAAAGACAAAATGAGGGAAAAACACGATCACACAAAATTGGTTGCTACACAAAATGAGATTTTTTATCGTTACATAGCGATGCATTTAAGGATACAATGCAAAGAaatttaagtaacaatcaaaatTGGGGgtagacaggacatgacacagCTCCAGTTGACTGAAGACATGACTTTGTATAGGAaggtgatgaaagatgaagaagatcaagaattccaagaaaaccaagaaacacaagattggaattcaagagaaagaaagtccaagaagctcaagtttgaagatcaaTTTCTTTCAAGAATGggaattcttgtttcttgaatcattttctaaataggtttcttgtttcttgatttatattttagtaggatttaatttcctatcattaagaggacttttatcctagttctagtaggattctagttttctttattcttttccttatagaataGAGATTTTACtctccttgtttttagctatttcctttcaaaagtagaatagggatttggaGTCATAAAAGAAGAAACCCTAGgcttatataaagggttctcatgacttgtaaatatagaattcatgtttttgagcataaaccctagtttgcaatagagttattttctctatttggtgttctttatccttgtttttggttccaagcaaggtggtgatagtctttatcttgttttcaatagcgtgtggtgtttctttatcatgtaagttgatttcaagtggtgacttaggaactttatttgttcttgatcattcaagaacgtaTTTCTTAATTAAAATTCGTTCTAATTCATACCcaaaaccctaattttctttccatcattgtaccctcaatatttacttgttttaaatGATTCAAGAgccatttttatagttcaaatcgtcatctttctcctcgtcttgaaatcacataattccgagaactatagcccgatttacgtccgtttcttgaattctgcccatcaatcgcttcaagaacaagatcctggtcgatcggttctttgttaactcgaagaatcacgtCAGAAGGTGTGGATGTCAAGGATTAGAGTGTTATCTTACTTTTAGTCCTATGATTTGGGATAGTCGCATAGTTTCTTTTTAGCTAATGTGTATTGTATTCTGTACTATATTTGTTTTGTACATTTCCTATTTTGCTGTTCTTTTTTGTTTCCTAGGTATATGGATCAGTTACATTTCTTTTAAGCCGAAAATTTATCGGAAACAAATTCTCTATCTCATAaagatagaggtaaggtctgcgcaTATGTTTTGTATATGACGCCACTCGTGGGATTACACCGGGTTGTCAAAATTGGGGGGCTTATGTGTACTTTTCTTTTCTGAAGGGGGGGTCATATGTAATTTGATCCCAGAAAAGTTGAGAAAAAGTCAAATTCGGAGGCTAAGGGGCAGCagcaatcaatcaatcaatcaaatCCATCGTTCATAGTAGTTTCTGCAGGAAAGATAGAAAATGAATTGGTTTCAAAGGAAAATATATCTGTACAATGTGACATTTGGTTTGTACATGCTGGACTGGTGGGAACGTTGTCTCTTCAGTATCCTTTTTTTGCTTCTTCAATACTAAACTTTTTTCAGTTCATCAATTTCAATCATCTGTAATCTGCCAATTGGTTAGATCTGGAGTTCCTTAACGCCTTTTAGATATTTTGGTCCTTGTTTTGCTCTGGTTTATGTCTTACAATACCTTTCGATATGCTTCCGATCTCTTCAATAGGCATGTCTTTCATTTTCCTTGACTAGACACGCAGTAAAAGACGCATTCTTTTTTAAATGGAttgaaaaggaaagtaagacaaacgatTACAATTTTGTATTAGTTCTGTTTTTTAGGAACTATAAGAAATGATTAAAATATTGAAATCTTGGGACATGTATGATTTGATCCAAAAGTGTGTTGATGGGAATTGGATGTGGAAAGGAGTGGCAATGGGATTAGTAAATAAACTAACATCATTAAAGCAAACTGATTGTGGCTTTTGCAGTTTAGTTCTTCATTTTGAAAAAATAGATTATAGTGAACTTGCACAATGATATTCAGTTATGCCAGTGCATTGAACTTGCAtagtgatatatatttttcagtTGAATCTCAACGAATGTAGTGGAAGGATTTGGCTATAAGAGTATTAATAATGGGTTATAACTTGGTTAAACTGTAGGAATTGGCTGTAATTGTCTCTTGATTTAATAACAGGGTGTCTGACAAATTTGTTTCAACGCTTTGAGAACCATGTAATTGGTCAATCTAACAACCCATATTTTCTTAGCATTGTATAACTATTTGGTCATTGACTTATTTGGTACCTCTGGAGAATTCATTGGATTGTAAAAGACTGTTTTGATCACCTAACTATCAATCTCACAAGGTGACACCAAGTTCTAGTGTAGCAATTTTGGTTCAGAGAAGATATGTTCTGTGAAAATTCCTCCCATAGTTTGCTAATAGTTTTCCATAGAGCTACCGCATGAGGTGTTCTTGAAACTTTGGTGCACCAATCATATAGGTTCCATGCTTTGCTTTAACCATTCATAACATGTATTTGTTATGAATGGCAAGGTCTCTTATTCCCAGAACCCCTTTAGACTTTGGTTGAGTGACTTTGGTCCATTTCACTCTGTGGAATTTATGAGAACTACTATTACCTACCAGAGAAAATGCCTCCTAATCTGGTCCAGTTGCTTGAGAACTTTACCCGGTATAGGAAATAGGGAGATGTAGTAAGTGGGGATGCTATCCAGAACATTGTTGACTAGTGTAAGTCTACCTTCCATATAGAGATACTGCATTTGTCATGCTGCACGTCTTTTCTCAAAATTTTCAAACCCAATTCCAAATTGCAGTAGCTCTGAACTTAGCGTCCAATTGAAGCGCCAAGTAGGTAATTGGGAACATACCAGTGCTGCAACCAAAAGATCTGCCAGTTCAGTCAAGTTTGGCACTGAGTTAACTGGATACATCACACTCTTCAAAATGTTATTGTGAAGATCTGAGGGAACTTCAAATGTTAGGAATGTGAGATTGAGATTTAGAACTTGTGCTAAGTCTGCTTTACCAAATATCAATGTTTCATCAACATAGAGTAGATGAGAGACAGTGATCAAGTTCCCAGAGCCCCTACCCATCTCAAACCTTTAAGCCAATTCATTTGGCCAATTTTATCCAACTTTTTGTTAAGTCCCTCCATAGCCAAGATAAAGAGGAGGGTGAGAGAGGGTCCCCCTCTCTAAGACCCTCAAAATCCCACTGTGGAACTGTTAACCAACACTGAAAACTTGGCTATGAAGGTGCTGAACTTGATCCATCTTATACACCTATCACCAAACCTTATTTTTTCTTAGCATAGAGATAAGATATGATCAATTGAGTTAATCAAAAGCTTTCTGTATATCCAGCTTGCAAAAACTTACATGCTTCCCACTTTTTAGTTTCCAATCAAGAACTTCATTAGCAATCAAAGCTGCATCAATCATTTGCCTGCCTTGAATGAAAGCATCAGCAAGGGGCCTAACTTTCTTTAACATTATCCTTGGGcatgaggattttttttttggaatttcagTGGCAAAGTAAGAACATTTTGATTGTTTTAACTCTAAGTGGTTGAAGAAAGAAATGATGAGGGAGGCTGGGAAATGTACCACGGGTGAGCCTGGAGACAGGGTTGAAAAATAACTGAAGCAACCGCAACCTTGTTAGGCTGGGCGAAATAATGTTAGGCGGGCAGTGATCACTGGTTTGGAAAACAATGTTGGTTTTCAGTCTTGTTCTGCCCGGACCCCTGACCCATGCTATTGAGCTGAATCTTAATTTGCTTCGACTTGTCTGTCCATAAAAAGGAATTTGGAAATCATGCTGAAACTACTACATATGATTTGGTTGTCATATTTCTCTTTTATAGGTTAACCTGAAATTTTACCACTTTGTTTTCATTACTGTTAATCTGTTGAGGCTATTTCTCTTGCTGACAGCTCAAATGAGTTGAGAAAGGTCTTTATTCAAATATTGATGCATCTCTTTCTTATGATCAAATGATTTTATGAGCAACACTATAATCCTCTTTCTCTTTCCTGTCTATGCCCGTTGCCTCTGTAATTCATCGGGAATACTGATGTGTGACTTTGGTGAAACTCTATTCAGGGTCGAAAAAAATGTGTCCAATACTTGCCACCAGTTATTATAAGCGAGTTCCTATTCATATGATTGGTAATTTTCTTTTGTTTCAGGCAAATTTGGTGAAATTTCATCAGCAGTATCGAGCGTTGTTCTTGACCATAACTAAGAGAGATATGTACGCCGCTTTGGCATTTAATTTGTACGGTTGTTGAAATTGTTTGCTGTACCATGGATATAGTTGGCTTTGTATGAATTCATCTTACCGGAAAGATGCGTTGCTGTTCTTTACTTATTCTTTACCGATAGATGACATTTAATGTAATTGTTCGAATGATCAAGCAGATATATTTCAAGAATTTTTCGACTGTTGTGAGGAATGCTTTGAAATTAGCTTATCAATTTGCGAGGTGGCTAGGGTGGGTTAATAGCTCTGCCAATGACGAACATAATAGATTGAGAGAGCACGTTGATTCATTCCTTCTAATCTTCAAGACTAATATGAATTTGGACAGATTACTCGTACCAGTCATGTCTTACTTCAAGTTCAACCGCCTTTCTTTCTAATTGTACCTTAAATTCAGTAGCTCCCTTTAATATGCCTGTGCTTGTTTTTGTTCCTTTGTCACCATTTGTCCTACGCCTTGTAATTGTCGACCTTTTGAGGAGTATTTTGGAATTAGTTTTTGACCTTGTGAAATTAGCAGTGAAGAAAAACAGGTTGATTCATTTCTTGTCATCTTTAAGATTCACTTGAATTGGATTAGATTGTCATAGGATAGCCAGTCATATAATACTTTTGAGCTGCAAGTTAAACAGACATGTTCCTGTTTCATATTCAAATTAGTTGCAGATAGAATTGAGCAGCCCTCTCGAATTTCCTTAATTACGAAATTTCACTAAGTGATAGAAAGTGTAAGTAGAAACACATGATAAAGATCCATATCATGGCAGATCATCCTTACGTGAAAGTTCCACCGAAGACCTAAATATACTTATATCTTTGTTCTCCACCATAAGAAATATAATTTAAAGAAGATGAAAATAGAAAGGAGATAATAGCAGAAAAGGACAATTGTGCTTTTAGTTTCTCTTTGCCAAATTCTAATTTTATTCCTTTTATAAGTATTGAACTAAGCATATTCTGCATGGTTATCCGTTACTGTATCCTTTAACTAATAAATTGTCGTAACGAATGAATTTTTAATTGCTTGATCCATTTGAAGAATTGATTTTTATGTTAAGAGAAAATTACTCTTGGTACTTTTAAGTTAAAAATAAGTTCGATTTGTGAAAAATTTGTCAAAGGAGATACCAAAACATACAAGTTTGTCAAGTATAATGTATAATTTGAACATCACACGATTCAAAATTAAAAGTGGAGCACCAGTAATTGAAAAACTAATATTGTAATTTTCCTTGTAGGAAAAATGATTGGTGTTACCTATGCAAACTACAAGCATCTTCTTGTTATACTTTGATGAGTTAGTCGAAAAATTAATCTTCACAGTTCAAGACAAATAAGTAGAGTAGCAAATAAAAACTCTATTAATATGAACGAAGATCAGAATCGTATACAAAATTAAATAACCTTTAGTGAAATAGCTCTCTCGAACTTCCCGTATTCAAACTTCATATTtctattctatatatatatatatatatatatatatatatatatatatatatatatttctattatTTATAAATGTGAAAAAGGTACGAACACAGCTATCAAATATTATACTAGGAGCAATGTCAATTGTACTATAAACTTGGACCAATTTCATTGGTCATTGAatttacggaaaaggctcaaatatgccatccaactatcagaaatggctcatttatgccactcatcaatagtttggctcatttatgccatcgaactataggaaatgactcatttatgccatcgaactataggaaatgactcatttatgccactcatcaatagtttgactcatttatgtcatcgcccgttatcaaaatgactcatccatgtcatttttttttattaacgccggttttataataccagatatgacacgtaacctccaattagaggtctatgTCGTTTAATTAAATCAGCCTAATTTTAaataccaaattaataaaaaatccgaCCATACACCTTATCCACgtacaaccataatctagttggaggccacgtgtcatatatggtattgtaaaaccagctttaatgaaatatggcatggatgagtcattttgataacatgcgatgacataaatgagtcatttcctatagtttgatgacataaatgagtcattttctatagttcaatggcataaataagccaaactattgacgagtgtcatgaatgagtcatttctgataattagatgacatatttgagccttttccgttaaatttatcaTGGCACTTTTTACACATATGTATTGTATTTCTGTTTCAGCACAGCACGTGTACACACTCACAAATCATGTTTCCTTCAATTTGCCACCTAACACCTCTTCCCTTGATTTCTAGGGGTTTTCTTCAGCAAATACTTGCTTCCTTCTTATTCATCTCGACTCTCAAGAATATACATTTGTTGGCACttttatttgtttacttttaatttttcacggtctttaagaattaataaatgattTCCTATTATATGTAAGTAAGTGTCCAAGAGAAACTAACACAATAATGAATGCTTGtatcaaaagttatataaattgtacactttaaccaactacttttttatctcacgtggacatatgtcatagtactgaatatttattctcttctcatatatacacgtatgcactttaattttaattctccaacacatttatttcctccgtgcatttttacttgttcacttttgacttttcatgttctttaagaattaataaaatttaattctccgacacatttattttctccgtgcacttttacttgttcacttttgacttttcgtgttttagctgaatatttattctcttctcatgtatagacatatgcagttcaattttaattctcctacacaaatttatttcctccatgcactttaatttgttcactttagacttttcacattctttgagaattaataaattccACGTGCATATatgccatagtactgaatatttattcacttctcatgtatacacgtttgcacttctattttaattctccgacacatatttatttcctccgtgcacttttacttgttcattttgacttttcacgttatttaagaattaataatgaAGTACTCCtcccgtcccatattacttggccacattactatacttgacttttcacgttctttaagaattaataaaaatgacgtagacatgtgtcatagtacttaatatttaattattctcttctcatgtatagacatatgcacttcaaatttaattctccgacacatttatttcatccgtgtacttttacttgttcacttttgatttttcgtgttctagctgaatatttattctcttctcatgtatagacatatgcagttcaattttaattctcctatgcaagtttatttcctccgtgcactttaatttgttcatttttgacttttcacattctttgagaattaataaatcccacgtggatatatgccatactgaatatttattctcttctcatgtatacacgtgtgtacttctattttaattctcctacacatatttatttcttccatgcacttttacttgttcacttttgacttttcacgttatttaagaattaataaatgaagtactccttccgtcccatattacttggtcatattactatacttgacttttcacgttctttaagaattaataaaaatgaagtgcTCCCTTcatccatattacttggccacattactaaaaatatatgtctatttttctattctatatttatcttcttttctatttctattatccccgttttccttctttgtcaatactttaaacgtgaagagaggacgaacaatagcaatgcaaatttgtaacaaaaattattttaatgctcccacacataacttgttcacttttgactttgcacgttctttgaaaattaataaataaacaacaacaacaacaacaaacccaatataatcccaccatgtggggtctggggatggtagagtgtacgcagacctaacccccaccttgaaaggtagggtggctgtttccgaaagaccctcggttcaagagaggaaaacaagataaaaggtcagataaggacaagcatatcgaaaacaagatgaaaacaaggaataacaaaagagagaaagtcatggtagaacagtacGGAAAGAAAGATACATTAACTActataaataaataagataatcaaagtacaacgACCCCACAAATATAAACAGCAataaaatgcagaaatcaaatggcaataaacaaatgagcagaactacaactacta
Above is a genomic segment from Lycium barbarum isolate Lr01 chromosome 12, ASM1917538v2, whole genome shotgun sequence containing:
- the LOC132624859 gene encoding splicing factor U2af large subunit B isoform X2, with product MFPNMFPLASGQFGALPLMPVQAMTQQATRHARRVYVGGLPATSNEQSVATFFSHVMSAIGGNTAGPGDAVVNVYINYEKKFAFVEMRSVEEASNAMALDGIIFEGAPCKVRRPSDYNPSLAATLGPSQPNPNLNLAAVGLSPGSAGGLEGPDRIFVGGLPYYFTEAQIRELLESFGPLRGFDLVKDRETGNSKGYAFCVYSDVSVTDIACAALNGIKMGDKTLTVRRANQGTTQPKPEQESVLLHAQQQIALQRLMLQPGALATKVLCLTQVVEVDELSNDDDYQDILEDMRTECGKFGSLVNVVIPRPSPNGEPTPGVGKVFLEYGDVDSASKARQSLNGRKFGGNQVVAVFYPENKFYEGDYDG